In one window of Pseudochaenichthys georgianus chromosome 5, fPseGeo1.2, whole genome shotgun sequence DNA:
- the avil gene encoding advillin isoform X3 translates to MEYTFRAVTRSAGIIIWRIENMELVQIPEKSYGNFYEGDCYILLSTQKVGSSLAYDVHYWIGCQSSQDEQGAAAIYTVQLDEFLGSTPVQHREVQSHESDAFKGYFKQGVIYKKGGVASGMRHTETNSYDVKRLLHVKGRKRVIAREVEMSWTSFNLGDVFLLDIGKTIVQWNGPTCNKQEMLKGMLLAKDIRDRERGGRAEIRVIEGDAESNSPQNMEVLEGVLGKRSSKPTVGPPDETADQEQKSKLTLYQVSDDDGKMKVTEVASRPLVQDLLSHEDCFILDQGGTKIFVWKGKKANKAERQVAMSRALEFIKAKSYPATTNVETVNDGAESALFKQLFQRWTVKDQTQGLGKVHTRGKVAHITQEKFDASLMHAMPEVAAQERMVDNGSGEVEMWRIENLELVLVDPSWHGYFYGGDCYLILYTYLVNNKKSYLLYMWQGRHATQDEIAASAFQAVILDQKYGDEPVQVRTTMGKEPRHFMAMFKGKMVIYEGGTSREGGTDPEPPIRLFQVHGSDPSNTKAIELPALASSLNSNDVFLLKSQSGIHLWCGKGSSGDERAMAKEVSSVICQKSKQGSEEIVAEGQEPFEFWELLGGKAPYANDKRLQQSVLDQQPRLFECSNKTGRFIVTEVTQFTQDDLNEDDVMLLDTWDQVILWIGKEANEVERKEAVVTSREYLRTHPGARDPDTPIVLIKQGFEPPTFTGWFAAWDPSKWSGGKSYEELKKELGDEVSPVSVALVCTISIHHHLNCFPPDDLVNKLTNELPEGVDPTQKEKYLSDSDFNNMFGINKDYFASMPQWKQLKMKKEVGMF, encoded by the exons ATGGAGTACACATTCAGGGCAGTAACTCGCAGCGCGGGAATTATAATCTGGAGAATTGAG AACATGGAGCTGGTACAAATCCCAGAGAAATCTTATGGAAACTTTTACGAGGGTGACTGCTACATACTTCTGTCT ACTCAGAAGGTAGGCAGCTCTCTCGCTTATGACGTCCATTACTGGATCGGCTGTCAGTCCTCTCAGGATGAACAGGGTGCAGCTGCTATTTACACCGTCCAGCTAGACGAGTTCCTGGGCTCCACTCCGGTCCAGCACCGCGAGGTTCAGAGCCACGAGTCTGATGCCTTCAAGGGCTACTTCAAACAAGGAGTAAT CTATAAGAAAGGTGGCGTTGCATCAGGAATGAGGCACACTGAAACCAACAGCTACGATGTGAAGAGACTGCTTCATGTCAAAGGGAGGAAAAGAGTGATTGCAAGAGAG GTGGAGATGAGCTGGACGAGCTTCAACCTTGGAGATGTGTTTTTGTTGGACATTGGGAAGACCATTGTTCAGTGGAACGGACCCACGTGTAACAAACAGGAAATGCTTAAA GGCATGTTGTTGGCCAAGGACATccgggacagagagagaggaggccGGGCGGAGATCCGAGTGATCGAGGGGGACGCAGAGAGCAACTCCCCTCAGAACATGGAGGTCCTGGAGGGTGTTCTGGGCAAAAGAAGCTCCAAGCCGACGGTCGGACCTCCAGATGAAACTGCTGACCAGGAACAGAAATCAAAACTCACTCTTTACCA GGTGTCAGATGATGATGGAAAGATGAAGGTCACAGAAGTTGCTTCTAGACCTCTGGTTCAGGATCTCCTCAGCCATGAG GACTGCTTCATCCTGGATCAAGGAGGAACAAAGATCTTCGTATGGAAGGGAAAGAAAGCAAACAAAGCTGAGAGGCAGGTTGCCATGTCCAGAGCTTTG GAGTTCATCAAAGCGAAAAGCTACCCTGCGACAACAAATGTGGAGACGGTAAATGACGGGGCGGAGTCAGCTCTGTTTAAGCAGCTGTTCCAGAGGTGGACTGTGAAGGACCAGACTCAAGGTCTGGGAAAAGTGCATACAAGAGGGAAAGTGG CTCACATCACACAGGAAAAGTTTGATGCCTCTCTGATGCACGCCATGCCAGAGGTCGCTGCACAGGAGCGCATGGTGGACAATGGCTCCGGTGAAGTGGAG ATGTGGAGAATTGAAAACCTGGAGCTTGTCCTCGTGGACCCTTCATGGCACGGATACTTTTATGGAGGAGACTGCTACCTGATCCTGTATACCTATCTGGTTAACAACAAGAAGAGTTACCTGCTCTATATGTGGCAG GGGCGTCATGCGACACAGGATGAAATTGCAGCCTCAGCATTTCAGGCAGTGATCTTGGATCAGAAGTACGGTGACGAGCCAGTCCAAGTCAGAACAACAATGGGAAAGGAACCAAGACACTTTATGGCGATGTTCAAGGGCAAAATGGTCATATATGAG GGCGGCACATCTAGAGAAGGGGGCACTGACCCAGAGCCGCCCATCAGGTTGTTCCAGGTTCACGGTTCTGACCCGTCCAACACCAAAGCCATAGAGCTTCCTGCGCTGGCCAGCTCTCTCAACTCCAATGATGTGTTTCTACTAAAGAGCCAATCAGGAATCCACCTGTGGTGTGGAAAG GGATCCAGTGGAGACGAGAGAGCCATGGCTAAGGAGGTGAGCTCTGTGATTTGCCAGAAGTCAAAACAAGGCTCTGAGGAGATTGTGGCAGAGGGTCAGGAGCCCTTTGAATTCTGGGAGTTGCTTGGAGGGAAAGCTCCCTATGCTAATGACAAGAG ATTACAGCAGAGCGTTTTAGACCAACAGCCGCGCCTGTTTGAATGCTCCAATAAGACGGGACGCTTCATCGTGACTGAAGTGACCCAGTTCACGCAGGATGACCTCAACGAGGACGATGTCATGCTGTTGGACACATGGGACCAG GTGATTCTCTGGATTGGTAAAGAAGCCAATGAGGTGGAGCGTAAAGAAGCAGTGGTGACCAGCAGAGAGTACCTGCGCACACACCCCGGCGCCAGAGACCCAGACACCCCCATCGTCCTGATCAAGCAGGGCTTTGAGCCGCCCACCTTCACTGGGTGGTTCGCAGCCTGGGACCCCTCCAAGTGGAGT GGAGGAAAGAGCTATGAGGAGTTGAAGAAGGAGTTGGGAGATGAAGTATCACCTGTTAGCGTTGCATTGGTATGTACAATTTCTATCCACCACCATCTGAAT TGTTTTCCACCTGACGACCTGGTCAACAAGCTCACCAATGAGCTGCCCGAAGGTGTTGACCCAACCCagaaagag AAATACCTGTCCGACTCTGACTTCAACAACATGTTTGGGATTAACAAAGATTACTTTGCCAGCATGCCACAGTGGAAACAACTGAAAATGAAGAAAGAAGTGGGGATGTTTTGA
- the cdk2 gene encoding cyclin-dependent kinase 2 — MDTFQKVEKIGEGTYGVVYKAKNKVTGETVALKKIRLDTETEGVPSTAIREISLLKELSHPNIVKLRDVIHTENKLYLVFEFLHQDLKKFMDSFTVAGIPLPLVKSYLFQLLQGLAFCHSHRVLHRDLKPQNLLINAQGEIKLADFGLARAFGVPVRTYTHEVVTLWYRAPEILLGCKYYSTAVDIWSLGCIFAEMLTKRALFPGDSEIDQLFRIFRTLGTPDETVWPGVTSMPDYKPSFPKWARQDLAKVVPILDEDGRELLGEMLNYDPNKRISAKNALVHRYFRDVTMPIPHLRL; from the exons ATGGATACGTTTCAGAAGGTGGAGAAGATAGGAGAAGGGACGTATGGGGTGGtttacaaagccaagaacaaagTTACCGGAGAAACTGTTGCTCTGAAGAAAATCCGCCTCGACAC GGAAACAGAGGGTGTACCAAGCACTGCCATCCGGGAGATTTCACTTCTCAAAGAACTCAGTCACCCAAATATTGTCAA GTTGCGAGATGTGATCCACACCGAGAACAAGCTCTACCTTGTGTTTGAGTTCCTTCATCAGGATCTAAAGAAGTTCATGGACTCCTTCACAGTCGCTGGTATCCCACTGCCTCTGGTTAAG AGTTATCTTTTCCAGCTGCTGCAAGGCCTGGCCTTCTGCCACTCTCACAGGGTTCTTCATCGAGACCTGAAGCCCCAGAATCTCCTCATCAACGCCCAGGGGGAGATCAAGCTCGCTGACTTTGGTCTGGCAAGAGCCTTTGGGGTTCCCGTCCGCACTTACACACACGAG GTGGTAACACTTTGGTACAGAGCTCCAGAAATCCTCCTGGGCTGTAAATACTACTCCACAGCTGTCGACATCTGGAGTCTGGGCTGCATCTTTGCTGAAATG CTCACCAAGAGGGCCTTGTTCCCCGGAGACTCAGAGATCGATCAGTTATTCAGAATCTTCCGCACCCTGGGCACGCCTGATGAGACCGTCTGGCCTGGAGTCACATCCATGCCCGACTACAAACCCTCCTTCCCGAAGTGGGCCCGGCAGGATTTAGCCAAAGTGGTGCCGATTCTTGATGAAGATGGAAGAGAACTGCTCGGA GAAATGCTGAATTACGATCCAAACAAAAGGATATCTGCCAAAAACGCCCTCGTCCATCGATACTTCCGCGACGTCACCATGCCAATTCCTCACCTGAGACTCTGA
- the avil gene encoding advillin isoform X1, producing the protein MEYTFRAVTRSAGIIIWRIENMELVQIPEKSYGNFYEGDCYILLSTQKVGSSLAYDVHYWIGCQSSQDEQGAAAIYTVQLDEFLGSTPVQHREVQSHESDAFKGYFKQGVIYKKGGVASGMRHTETNSYDVKRLLHVKGRKRVIAREVEMSWTSFNLGDVFLLDIGKTIVQWNGPTCNKQEMLKGMLLAKDIRDRERGGRAEIRVIEGDAESNSPQNMEVLEGVLGKRSSKPTVGPPDETADQEQKSKLTLYQVSDDDGKMKVTEVASRPLVQDLLSHEDCFILDQGGTKIFVWKGKKANKAERQVAMSRALEFIKAKSYPATTNVETVNDGAESALFKQLFQRWTVKDQTQGLGKVHTRGKVAHITQEKFDASLMHAMPEVAAQERMVDNGSGEVEMWRIENLELVLVDPSWHGYFYGGDCYLILYTYLVNNKKSYLLYMWQGRHATQDEIAASAFQAVILDQKYGDEPVQVRTTMGKEPRHFMAMFKGKMVIYEGGTSREGGTDPEPPIRLFQVHGSDPSNTKAIELPALASSLNSNDVFLLKSQSGIHLWCGKGSSGDERAMAKEVSSVICQKSKQGSEEIVAEGQEPFEFWELLGGKAPYANDKRLQQSVLDQQPRLFECSNKTGRFIVTEVTQFTQDDLNEDDVMLLDTWDQVILWIGKEANEVERKEAVVTSREYLRTHPGARDPDTPIVLIKQGFEPPTFTGWFAAWDPSKWSGGKSYEELKKELGDEVSPVSVALVCTISIHHHLNEQSCVESEKSFQCFPPDDLVNKLTNELPEGVDPTQKEKYLSDSDFNNMFGINKDYFASMPQWKQLKMKKEVGMF; encoded by the exons ATGGAGTACACATTCAGGGCAGTAACTCGCAGCGCGGGAATTATAATCTGGAGAATTGAG AACATGGAGCTGGTACAAATCCCAGAGAAATCTTATGGAAACTTTTACGAGGGTGACTGCTACATACTTCTGTCT ACTCAGAAGGTAGGCAGCTCTCTCGCTTATGACGTCCATTACTGGATCGGCTGTCAGTCCTCTCAGGATGAACAGGGTGCAGCTGCTATTTACACCGTCCAGCTAGACGAGTTCCTGGGCTCCACTCCGGTCCAGCACCGCGAGGTTCAGAGCCACGAGTCTGATGCCTTCAAGGGCTACTTCAAACAAGGAGTAAT CTATAAGAAAGGTGGCGTTGCATCAGGAATGAGGCACACTGAAACCAACAGCTACGATGTGAAGAGACTGCTTCATGTCAAAGGGAGGAAAAGAGTGATTGCAAGAGAG GTGGAGATGAGCTGGACGAGCTTCAACCTTGGAGATGTGTTTTTGTTGGACATTGGGAAGACCATTGTTCAGTGGAACGGACCCACGTGTAACAAACAGGAAATGCTTAAA GGCATGTTGTTGGCCAAGGACATccgggacagagagagaggaggccGGGCGGAGATCCGAGTGATCGAGGGGGACGCAGAGAGCAACTCCCCTCAGAACATGGAGGTCCTGGAGGGTGTTCTGGGCAAAAGAAGCTCCAAGCCGACGGTCGGACCTCCAGATGAAACTGCTGACCAGGAACAGAAATCAAAACTCACTCTTTACCA GGTGTCAGATGATGATGGAAAGATGAAGGTCACAGAAGTTGCTTCTAGACCTCTGGTTCAGGATCTCCTCAGCCATGAG GACTGCTTCATCCTGGATCAAGGAGGAACAAAGATCTTCGTATGGAAGGGAAAGAAAGCAAACAAAGCTGAGAGGCAGGTTGCCATGTCCAGAGCTTTG GAGTTCATCAAAGCGAAAAGCTACCCTGCGACAACAAATGTGGAGACGGTAAATGACGGGGCGGAGTCAGCTCTGTTTAAGCAGCTGTTCCAGAGGTGGACTGTGAAGGACCAGACTCAAGGTCTGGGAAAAGTGCATACAAGAGGGAAAGTGG CTCACATCACACAGGAAAAGTTTGATGCCTCTCTGATGCACGCCATGCCAGAGGTCGCTGCACAGGAGCGCATGGTGGACAATGGCTCCGGTGAAGTGGAG ATGTGGAGAATTGAAAACCTGGAGCTTGTCCTCGTGGACCCTTCATGGCACGGATACTTTTATGGAGGAGACTGCTACCTGATCCTGTATACCTATCTGGTTAACAACAAGAAGAGTTACCTGCTCTATATGTGGCAG GGGCGTCATGCGACACAGGATGAAATTGCAGCCTCAGCATTTCAGGCAGTGATCTTGGATCAGAAGTACGGTGACGAGCCAGTCCAAGTCAGAACAACAATGGGAAAGGAACCAAGACACTTTATGGCGATGTTCAAGGGCAAAATGGTCATATATGAG GGCGGCACATCTAGAGAAGGGGGCACTGACCCAGAGCCGCCCATCAGGTTGTTCCAGGTTCACGGTTCTGACCCGTCCAACACCAAAGCCATAGAGCTTCCTGCGCTGGCCAGCTCTCTCAACTCCAATGATGTGTTTCTACTAAAGAGCCAATCAGGAATCCACCTGTGGTGTGGAAAG GGATCCAGTGGAGACGAGAGAGCCATGGCTAAGGAGGTGAGCTCTGTGATTTGCCAGAAGTCAAAACAAGGCTCTGAGGAGATTGTGGCAGAGGGTCAGGAGCCCTTTGAATTCTGGGAGTTGCTTGGAGGGAAAGCTCCCTATGCTAATGACAAGAG ATTACAGCAGAGCGTTTTAGACCAACAGCCGCGCCTGTTTGAATGCTCCAATAAGACGGGACGCTTCATCGTGACTGAAGTGACCCAGTTCACGCAGGATGACCTCAACGAGGACGATGTCATGCTGTTGGACACATGGGACCAG GTGATTCTCTGGATTGGTAAAGAAGCCAATGAGGTGGAGCGTAAAGAAGCAGTGGTGACCAGCAGAGAGTACCTGCGCACACACCCCGGCGCCAGAGACCCAGACACCCCCATCGTCCTGATCAAGCAGGGCTTTGAGCCGCCCACCTTCACTGGGTGGTTCGCAGCCTGGGACCCCTCCAAGTGGAGT GGAGGAAAGAGCTATGAGGAGTTGAAGAAGGAGTTGGGAGATGAAGTATCACCTGTTAGCGTTGCATTGGTATGTACAATTTCTATCCACCACCATCTGAAT GAGCAGAGCTGTGTGGAAAGTGAGAAAAGCTTTCAGTGTTTTCCACCTGACGACCTGGTCAACAAGCTCACCAATGAGCTGCCCGAAGGTGTTGACCCAACCCagaaagag AAATACCTGTCCGACTCTGACTTCAACAACATGTTTGGGATTAACAAAGATTACTTTGCCAGCATGCCACAGTGGAAACAACTGAAAATGAAGAAAGAAGTGGGGATGTTTTGA
- the LOC117446731 gene encoding tropomyosin Per a 7.0103 codes for MHSVTLESNGSPRKRTISRGLSEDESLRSIIKETESSSRRLTRSDSRAGTLKRRTDSQHSDQDIYMGLPEMLELQASYDEVVQELRGLEVERETLLFQVDVLQDTLEGVEELLAEAHREAREASSELGREREAKRKLESTVSSLMQEVERLKEERNNKPSAPENTHEGVDEVDQITRQGEEVKNDSKELMKDSSLCETRASASEEVVESDGKEEESLLMKLRMIVHKPLGHMPSLAVDNLFADGVLLRSCENGLEEGRDSDSTSAYEDASAETPEQDREFPGEEGELDLPHDSEKSSPNNAPVNGDPKNPEACVVS; via the exons ATGCATTCAGTCACGCTGGAAAGCAATGGTTCGCCAAGGAAACGGACAATATCGCGGGGATTGAGCGAAGATGAATCTCTCCGCAGCATTATAAAAGAG ACCGAGAGTTCCTCCAGGCGTCTGACACGAAGCGACAGCCGAGCAGGCACCCTGAAGAGGAGAACCGACAGCCAG CACTCGGACCAGGACATCTACATGGGACTCCCAGAAATG cTGGAGCTGCAGGCCAGCTATGACGAGGTGGTGCAGGAGCTGCGTGGGCTGGAGGTGGAGAGAGAGACTCTGTTGTTCCAGGTGGACGTCCTGCAGGACACGCTGGAGGGTGTGGAGGAGCTGCTGGCTGAGGCCCACAGGGAGGCTCGGGAGGCTAGTTCG GAGTTGGGACGAGAAAGGGAGGCCAAGAGGAAACTGGAGAGCACGGTCAGCTCTCTGATGCAAGAGGTGGAGAGACTGAAAGAG GAGAGGAATAACAAGCCATCTGCTCCAGAAAACACACATGAAGGTGTGGACGAGGTGGACCAGATAACAAGACAAGGTGAAGAAGTGAAAAATGATTCAAAGGAGTTGATGAAAGACTCGTCGCTGTGTGAAACCAGAGCTAGTGCGTCAGAGGAAGTGGTAGAGAGCGACGGGAAAGAGGAAGAGAGCCTTCTGATGAAGCTGCGTATGATTGTCCATAAGCCCCTGGGCCACATGCCCTCTCTCGCAGTGGACAACCTGTTCGCAGACGGGGTCCTGCTGAGGTCTTGCGAAAACGGGTTGGAGGAAGGAAGAGACTCCGACAGCACAAGTGCCTACGAGGATGCATCTGCCGAGACTCCAGAGCAGGACAGGGAGTTTCCGGGTGAGGAGGGCGAATTGGATCTGCCTCACGATTCAGAAAAGAGTTCTCCTAACAACGCTCCGGTCAATGGGGATCCCAAAAACCCTGAAGCTTGCGTTGTGTCTTAA
- the olfml3b gene encoding olfactomedin-like protein 3A — translation MRVLVVFVTLACFASAQHQALIDYLERRLQTIEDRISLWHEQTARYASELRELKQQMVSQLESLDKEKEFLRVTLDGVGTRVDRVERELDYLETQNGAQPCVDIDDKLIEQQVMLVKEKQKAKYSKLSDCSDMISSIKAMKILKRVGGPKGMWTKDTGRGSGKVYIFNGTDEDTIHEFASVQDFARSQGMSLATNLKLPSTWKGTGHVVFNNYAYYINQAEEMMVVKYDMKNSSVTDSAVFPVQDHLPVYGLTPETLMDLAVDEEGLWAIYATRQNERYISMAKMDANTLDIEQMWDSNCPRENAEAAFIICGTLYVVYNTKQPGRSRIQCVFDVNDMVTNEEASLVYFPKRYGAHSSLKYNPQEQLLYAWDDGYQILYKLVMKKKLEI, via the exons ATGAGAGTACTTGTTGTCTTTGTAACTTTGGCGTGCTTTGCCAGCGCTCAGCACCAAGCACTGATTGACTACTTGGAGCGGAGGCTGCAGACTATCGAG GACCGGATCTCTTTGTGGCATGAGCAGACCGCCCGCTACGCCTCGGAGCTGAGGGAGCTGAAGCAACAGATGGTGTCCCAGCTGGAGAGCCTGGATAAAGAGAAAGAGTTTCTGAGGGTGACTCTGGACGGTGTGGGGACGAGGGTGGACCGGGTGGAGCGGGAGCTGGACTACCTGGAGACACAGAACGGTGCTCAGCCGTGTGTGGACATCGACGACAAGCTGATAGAGCAGCAGGTGATGCTGGTGAAGGAGAAGCAGAAGGCTAAGTACTCAAAACTATCAG ACTGCAGTGACATGATCTCCAGCATAAAGGCCATGAAGATCTTGAAGCGAGTTGGAGGGCCAAAGGGCATGTGGACCAAAGACACAGGCAGGGGCTCTGGGAAGGTCTACATTTTTAACGGGACAGACGAAGACACCATCCACGAGTTTGCCTCCGTTCAGGACTTTGCTCGCTCGCAGGGCATGTCTCTGGCCACGAACCTGAAGCTGCCGTCTACCTGGAAGGGAACAGGACACGTTGTCTTCAACAATTACGCGTACTATATAAACCAGGCAGAGGAGATGATGGTGGTTAAATATGACATGAAGAACAGCTCTGTGACGGACAGCGCTGTGTTTCCAGTGCAGGACCATCTCCCCGTGTACGGCCTGACCCCAGAGACATTGATGGACCTGGCTGTGGACGAGGAAGGCCTGTGGGCCATTTACGCCACGCGGCAGAATGAGAGGTACATCTCTATGGCCAAAATGGACGCCAACACGCTGGACATTGAGCAAATGTGGGACTCAAACTGTCCGAGGGAGAACGCGGAGGCGGCTTTCATCATCTGTGGCACTCTGTATGTGGTCTACAACACCAAGCAGCCCGGGCGCTCACGAATCCAGTGTGTGTTCGACGTCAATGACATGGTGACCAACGAAGAAGCATCACTGGTTTACTTTCCAAAGCGTTACGGAGCTCACTCCAGTCTGAAATACAACCCTCAGGAGCAGCTGCTCTACGCCTGGGACGACGGCTACCAGATCCTCTACAAGCTTGTCATGAAAAAGAAACTAGAAATCTGA
- the avil gene encoding advillin isoform X2, translating into MEYTFRAVTRSAGIIIWRIENMELVQIPEKSYGNFYEGDCYILLSTQKVGSSLAYDVHYWIGCQSSQDEQGAAAIYTVQLDEFLGSTPVQHREVQSHESDAFKGYFKQGVIYKKGGVASGMRHTETNSYDVKRLLHVKGRKRVIAREVEMSWTSFNLGDVFLLDIGKTIVQWNGPTCNKQEMLKGMLLAKDIRDRERGGRAEIRVIEGDAESNSPQNMEVLEGVLGKRSSKPTVGPPDETADQEQKSKLTLYQVSDDDGKMKVTEVASRPLVQDLLSHEDCFILDQGGTKIFVWKGKKANKAERQVAMSRALEFIKAKSYPATTNVETVNDGAESALFKQLFQRWTVKDQTQGLGKVHTRGKVAHITQEKFDASLMHAMPEVAAQERMVDNGSGEVEMWRIENLELVLVDPSWHGYFYGGDCYLILYTYLVNNKKSYLLYMWQGRHATQDEIAASAFQAVILDQKYGDEPVQVRTTMGKEPRHFMAMFKGKMVIYEGGTSREGGTDPEPPIRLFQVHGSDPSNTKAIELPALASSLNSNDVFLLKSQSGIHLWCGKGSSGDERAMAKEVSSVICQKSKQGSEEIVAEGQEPFEFWELLGGKAPYANDKRLQQSVLDQQPRLFECSNKTGRFIVTEVTQFTQDDLNEDDVMLLDTWDQVILWIGKEANEVERKEAVVTSREYLRTHPGARDPDTPIVLIKQGFEPPTFTGWFAAWDPSKWSGGKSYEELKKELGDEVSPVSVALEQSCVESEKSFQCFPPDDLVNKLTNELPEGVDPTQKEKYLSDSDFNNMFGINKDYFASMPQWKQLKMKKEVGMF; encoded by the exons ATGGAGTACACATTCAGGGCAGTAACTCGCAGCGCGGGAATTATAATCTGGAGAATTGAG AACATGGAGCTGGTACAAATCCCAGAGAAATCTTATGGAAACTTTTACGAGGGTGACTGCTACATACTTCTGTCT ACTCAGAAGGTAGGCAGCTCTCTCGCTTATGACGTCCATTACTGGATCGGCTGTCAGTCCTCTCAGGATGAACAGGGTGCAGCTGCTATTTACACCGTCCAGCTAGACGAGTTCCTGGGCTCCACTCCGGTCCAGCACCGCGAGGTTCAGAGCCACGAGTCTGATGCCTTCAAGGGCTACTTCAAACAAGGAGTAAT CTATAAGAAAGGTGGCGTTGCATCAGGAATGAGGCACACTGAAACCAACAGCTACGATGTGAAGAGACTGCTTCATGTCAAAGGGAGGAAAAGAGTGATTGCAAGAGAG GTGGAGATGAGCTGGACGAGCTTCAACCTTGGAGATGTGTTTTTGTTGGACATTGGGAAGACCATTGTTCAGTGGAACGGACCCACGTGTAACAAACAGGAAATGCTTAAA GGCATGTTGTTGGCCAAGGACATccgggacagagagagaggaggccGGGCGGAGATCCGAGTGATCGAGGGGGACGCAGAGAGCAACTCCCCTCAGAACATGGAGGTCCTGGAGGGTGTTCTGGGCAAAAGAAGCTCCAAGCCGACGGTCGGACCTCCAGATGAAACTGCTGACCAGGAACAGAAATCAAAACTCACTCTTTACCA GGTGTCAGATGATGATGGAAAGATGAAGGTCACAGAAGTTGCTTCTAGACCTCTGGTTCAGGATCTCCTCAGCCATGAG GACTGCTTCATCCTGGATCAAGGAGGAACAAAGATCTTCGTATGGAAGGGAAAGAAAGCAAACAAAGCTGAGAGGCAGGTTGCCATGTCCAGAGCTTTG GAGTTCATCAAAGCGAAAAGCTACCCTGCGACAACAAATGTGGAGACGGTAAATGACGGGGCGGAGTCAGCTCTGTTTAAGCAGCTGTTCCAGAGGTGGACTGTGAAGGACCAGACTCAAGGTCTGGGAAAAGTGCATACAAGAGGGAAAGTGG CTCACATCACACAGGAAAAGTTTGATGCCTCTCTGATGCACGCCATGCCAGAGGTCGCTGCACAGGAGCGCATGGTGGACAATGGCTCCGGTGAAGTGGAG ATGTGGAGAATTGAAAACCTGGAGCTTGTCCTCGTGGACCCTTCATGGCACGGATACTTTTATGGAGGAGACTGCTACCTGATCCTGTATACCTATCTGGTTAACAACAAGAAGAGTTACCTGCTCTATATGTGGCAG GGGCGTCATGCGACACAGGATGAAATTGCAGCCTCAGCATTTCAGGCAGTGATCTTGGATCAGAAGTACGGTGACGAGCCAGTCCAAGTCAGAACAACAATGGGAAAGGAACCAAGACACTTTATGGCGATGTTCAAGGGCAAAATGGTCATATATGAG GGCGGCACATCTAGAGAAGGGGGCACTGACCCAGAGCCGCCCATCAGGTTGTTCCAGGTTCACGGTTCTGACCCGTCCAACACCAAAGCCATAGAGCTTCCTGCGCTGGCCAGCTCTCTCAACTCCAATGATGTGTTTCTACTAAAGAGCCAATCAGGAATCCACCTGTGGTGTGGAAAG GGATCCAGTGGAGACGAGAGAGCCATGGCTAAGGAGGTGAGCTCTGTGATTTGCCAGAAGTCAAAACAAGGCTCTGAGGAGATTGTGGCAGAGGGTCAGGAGCCCTTTGAATTCTGGGAGTTGCTTGGAGGGAAAGCTCCCTATGCTAATGACAAGAG ATTACAGCAGAGCGTTTTAGACCAACAGCCGCGCCTGTTTGAATGCTCCAATAAGACGGGACGCTTCATCGTGACTGAAGTGACCCAGTTCACGCAGGATGACCTCAACGAGGACGATGTCATGCTGTTGGACACATGGGACCAG GTGATTCTCTGGATTGGTAAAGAAGCCAATGAGGTGGAGCGTAAAGAAGCAGTGGTGACCAGCAGAGAGTACCTGCGCACACACCCCGGCGCCAGAGACCCAGACACCCCCATCGTCCTGATCAAGCAGGGCTTTGAGCCGCCCACCTTCACTGGGTGGTTCGCAGCCTGGGACCCCTCCAAGTGGAGT GGAGGAAAGAGCTATGAGGAGTTGAAGAAGGAGTTGGGAGATGAAGTATCACCTGTTAGCGTTGCATTG GAGCAGAGCTGTGTGGAAAGTGAGAAAAGCTTTCAGTGTTTTCCACCTGACGACCTGGTCAACAAGCTCACCAATGAGCTGCCCGAAGGTGTTGACCCAACCCagaaagag AAATACCTGTCCGACTCTGACTTCAACAACATGTTTGGGATTAACAAAGATTACTTTGCCAGCATGCCACAGTGGAAACAACTGAAAATGAAGAAAGAAGTGGGGATGTTTTGA